Proteins from a single region of Eublepharis macularius isolate TG4126 chromosome 9, MPM_Emac_v1.0, whole genome shotgun sequence:
- the LOC129335834 gene encoding uncharacterized protein LOC129335834 has product MISRRHGNVWEVEEVSLLLRVVRRSGHASRLMASTQSSNRGIYRFLSRVLRSRGFHRTANQCRSKFQKLKSDFISSMEALQCIPRSSRRIRVHNAMMLIWKAAGRPRCQERPHDEIICERAVKIEETSSEDDENSETVAVESSSAAESDAQAYAPLGVTTEDPAKINTAAVPQASERERTDDSGSHCLETEETVIVISSGSSHEEATDDMTAPETIMPGDVSPQPSTSASLATHSGAAVRKYAMSAEHKLHIIEETTSSDAEDEDRNAVEEGRTEDAEGTPVLSFSTGDTSAGGLRDMMPNKDQSADIGEIYRSMQGIQSLCLSRMGRYHERICRLERNNRSLHKELSSLKKKVSALEQGHRSSGSEQSGDDKKN; this is encoded by the exons ATGATTTCCCGGCGTCATGGAAATGTCTGGGAAGTGGAGGAGGTATCTCTTCTTCTGAGGGTTGTTCGGAGGAGTGGGCATGCATCTCGGTTAATGGCCAGCACGCAATCAAGCAACCGCGGCATCTATCGATTTCTTTCAAGAGTGCTACGCAGTCGCGGATTTCATCGAACGGCCAACCAGTGTCGAAGCAAATTCCAAAAACTGAAGTCCGATTTCATTTCATCAATGGAGGCACTGCAATGCATTCCTAGAAGCAGTCGTAGAATTAGGGTGCACAACGCGATGATGCTAATCTGGAAGGCGGCAGGGAGGCCTCGATGTCAAGAAAGACCTCATGATG AGATTATCTGTGAAAGAGCAGTCAAGATTGAAGAAACTTCATCTGAGGATGATGAGAATTCAGAAACTGTTGCAGTGGAATCATCAAGTGCAGCAGAATCTGATGCGCAAGCCTATGCACCTCTTGGAGTGACAACTGAAGACCCAGCAAAGATCAATACAGCAGCAGTTCCTCAAG cttcagagagagaaagaacagatgaCAGTGGATCTCATTGCCTAGAAACTGAAGAAACCGTAATCGTTATATCTTCCGGCAGTAGTCACGAAGAAGCAACTGATGACATGACTGCTCCTGAAACCATAATGCCCGGAGATGTATCTCCACAACCGAGTACCTCAG cttcTTTAGCAACACACAGTGGTGCCGCAGTGAGAAAGTATGCCATGAGCGCTGAGCACAAACTTCACATAATTGAGGAAACAACTTCTTCTGATGCTGAGGATGAGGACAGAAACGCCGTTGAGGAAGGCAGAACCGAGGATGCAGAGGGAACTCCAGTTCTCTCATTTTCCACAG GTGATACTTCAGCGGGAGGTTTGCGTGACATGAtgccaaataaagaccaatccgcTGATATTGGCGAGATCTATCGTAGTATGCAGGGAATACAATCTCTATGTCTATCAAGAA TGGGAAGATACCATGAAAGAATATGCCGATTGGAGAGAAACAATAGAAGCCTTCACAAAGAACTGAGTTCTCTAAAGAAAAAGGTTTCTGCACTTGAGCAAGGTCATCGTAGCTCAGGATCAGAGCAATCAGGAGATGACAAGAAGAATTAG
- the LOC129335273 gene encoding uncharacterized protein LOC129335273, which produces MAALKPTSGRGVSWREKETLDLIEFWGEEKVQEALLLCHRNIDVFERISEQMVARGHARTALECRTKTKALRQEYKRVAAHNGRSGNAPATCPFYAQLARIFRGDASIRPQRVARSLNLQSVSNADPMGEDRSNHGVPAPWEGSEELFTHPMVTLHLQAVPASTPNDSGSSTEQETSIGEAPPMDMTDPEDENAADDPDLTQIEEFPEVTGQGAEDPQGDLNNPPAVEQPQVPTAQLSPATRLEKARTRTRRVSVLTNVAERMLSQAQREEQNNRKERGEILEATSHWRAAMESETRWHEDIIREAREDRRAFIEAQSQNMEGLNRAVGALSSLTELFVREQRAGPVAETSQNANSKTRDNDHEKAPLRKRARIIKKRERYDPSL; this is translated from the exons ATGGCTGCACTAAAAccaaccagtgggagaggggtctcctggagggagaaggagacatTGGACCTCATTGAattttggggtgaggagaaggtgCAAGAGGCACTATTGCTCTGTCACAGGAACATTGATGTTTTCGAGCGCATCTCAGAGCAGATGGTGGCGAGAGGCCATGCAAGAACCGCACTCGAATGCCGGACAAAAACAAAAGCTTTGAGACAGGAGTACAAGAGGGTCGCGGCACACAATGGAAGATCGGGAAATGCCCCTGCAACATGCCCTTTCTATGCACAGCTTGCAAGAATTTTCAGAGGGGATGCAAGCATACGGCCACAAAGGGTGGCAAGAAGTCTTAACCTGCAGTCGGTGAGCAATGCCGACCCCATGGGGGAAGATCGGTCGAACCATGGCGTTCCCGCTCCATGGGAGGGATCAGAGGAACTATTCACACATCCAATGGTCACTCTACATCTTCAGGCGGTCCCCGCTTCCACTCCCAATGATTCAG GTTCTTCCACAGAACAAGAAACATCAATCGGAGAAGCCCCCCCAATGGACATGACCGATCCAGAGGATGAAAATGCCGCAGACG ATCCAGATTTAACTCAGATAGAGGAGTTCCCGGAGGTGACAGGACAGGGTGCAGAGGATCCGCAAG GAGATCTGAACAATCCACCAGCAGTGGAACAACCGCAGGTCCCCACGGCACAACTGTCTCCTGCTACACGCTTAGAAAAGGCGCGCACCAGAACCAGGCGCGTCTCTGTCCTCACCAACGTTGCAGAGAGAATGCTATCTCAGGCACAGAGGGAGGaacaaaacaacagaaaggaACGTGGAGAAATTCTGGAGGCAACCAGCCATTGGCGTGCAGCCATGGAATCAGAGACAAGATGGCACGAGGACATTATCAGGGAGGCAAGAGAGGATCGTAGGGCTTTTATTGAGGCACAGTCACAAAATATGGAGGGGCTTAATAGGGCTGTCGGTGCCCTCAGCTCCTTGACTGAACTCTTTgtcagggagcaaagagcaggcccGGTTGCAGAAACttcccaaaatgccaacagcaaaacaCGCGATAACGATCATGAGAAGGCACCACTAAGAAAAAGGGCTCGGatcattaaaaagagagaaagatatgATCCATCCCTCTGA